A section of the Lepus europaeus isolate LE1 chromosome 19, mLepTim1.pri, whole genome shotgun sequence genome encodes:
- the LOC133748117 gene encoding cytochrome c oxidase subunit 7A1, mitochondrial: MRALRVSQALVRSFSSTARNRFENRVAEKQKLFQADNDLPVHLKGGGMDNILYRLTMTLTLGGTVYSLYCLGWASFPHKK; this comes from the exons ATGAGGGCCCTGCGG GTGTCCCAGGCGCTGGTCCGCTCTTTCAGCTCTACAGCCCGGAACCGCTTTGAGAACCGAGTGGCTGAGAAACAGAAACTCTTCCAG GCGGACAACGACCTCCCGGTGCACCTGAAGGGCGGTGGGATGGACAACATCCTCTACCGCCTGACCATGACCCTGACTCTGGGAG gcactgtCTACAGCTTGTACTGCCTCGGCTGGGCCTCCTTCCCCCACAAGAAGTGA
- the CAPNS1 gene encoding calpain small subunit 1 has protein sequence MFLVNSFLKGGGGGGGGGGLGGGLGNVLGGLISGAGGGGGGGGGGGGGGGGGGTAMRILGGVISAISEAAAQYNPEPPPPRTHYSNIEANESEEVRQFRRLFAQLAGDDMEVSATELMNILNKVVTRHPDLKTDGFGLDTCRSMVAVMDSDTTGKLGFEEFKYLWNNIKKWQAIYKQFDVDRSGTICSRELPGAFEAAGFHLNEHLYNMIIRRYSDEAGNMDFDNFISCLVRLDAMFRAFKSLDKDGTGQIQVNIQEWLQLTMYS, from the exons ATGTTCCTGGTTAACTCGTTCCTgaagggcggcggcggcggcgggggaggcgggggcctgggcgggggccTAGGGAATGTTCTCGGAGGCCTCatcagcggggctgggggcggcggcggcggcggcggcggcgggggcggcggcggcggcggcggcggaacAGCCATGCGCATCCTGGGCGGAGTCATCAGCGCCATCAG CGAGGCAGCTGCGCAGTACAACCCGGAGCCCCCG CCCCCACGAACTCACTATTCCAACATTGAGGCCAACGAGAGCGAAGAGGTCCGGCAGTTCCGGAGACTGTTTGCCCAGCTGGCCGGAGAT GACATGGAGGTGAGTGCCACAGAACTCATGAACATTCTCAACAAGGTCGTGACCCGAC ACCCCGATCTGAAGACTGATGGCTTTGGCCTTGACACATGTCGCAGCATGGTGGCCGTGATGGAC AGCGATACCACGGGCAAGCTGGGCTTCGAGGAGTTCAAGTACCTGTGGAACAACATCAAAAAGTGGCAG GCCATATACAAACAGTTTGACGTTGACCGATCAGGGACCATCTGCAGCCGGGAACTGCCGGGGGCCTTTGAGGCCGCAG GGTTCCACCTGAATGAGCATCTCTACAACATGATCATCCGACGCTATTCAGATGAGGCAGGGAACATGGATTTTGACAACTTCATCAGCTGCCTGGTCAGGCTGGACGCCATGTTCC GTGCCTTCAAGTCTCTTGACAAAGACGGCACTGGGCAAATCCAGGTGAACATCCAGGAG TGGCTGCAGCTGACGATGTACTCCTGA